The Treponema medium genome has a window encoding:
- a CDS encoding GTP pyrophosphokinase yields MASFTFKELLNSEKPEELLEAAYPFTHLMMQYRCALREVQTKLEVLNTELSMDRDRNPFESITCRIKKPISILGKLKKMELDISLENIEHHLHDVAGIRVICTFQKDIYILADKLSAQDDIKIIARKDYIKHPKPNGYRSLHLIVEIPVFFAEGKKYMQVEVQFRTIAMDFWASVEHKIYYKKEIDHNTAQITEKLRLCAENINMIAMELEDISREIEIQEEREHPLA; encoded by the coding sequence AGCGGCGTATCCGTTCACACATCTGATGATGCAATACCGTTGTGCATTACGCGAAGTTCAAACAAAACTGGAAGTTCTTAATACTGAGCTGTCGATGGATCGTGATCGTAATCCTTTTGAATCCATTACCTGTAGAATAAAAAAACCGATCAGTATTCTCGGTAAATTAAAAAAGATGGAGCTTGATATATCGCTCGAAAATATCGAACACCATTTACATGACGTTGCCGGCATTCGTGTTATTTGCACATTTCAAAAGGATATTTACATCCTTGCCGATAAACTGTCCGCACAAGATGATATAAAAATCATCGCCCGCAAAGATTATATTAAACATCCTAAACCAAACGGTTACCGCAGTCTGCATCTGATTGTCGAAATTCCCGTTTTCTTTGCTGAAGGGAAAAAATATATGCAAGTGGAAGTACAATTCCGTACAATCGCTATGGATTTTTGGGCAAGCGTCGAACATAAGATATATTACAAAAAAGAGATCGACCACAACACTGCTCAGATTACGGAAAAATTACGGCTCTGTGCGGAAAATATCAACATGATTGCAATGGAATTGGAAGATATTAGTAGAGAAATAGAAATACAAGAAGAACGGGAACATCCACTAGCCTAA
- a CDS encoding CC/Se motif family (seleno)protein codes for MITYKKRFLYVCLVLLILGCIACKREARQDAAQTCTVNEKVKTAAGVERPVAHVVIDDKALAAFTKQKVTAAYCVAMGASUGGTIVDPTVIVGMPKDLNNYDKFEMNGIDVYIKKGTNTLNGTITITAENAFWQEIFIAKGIAQ; via the coding sequence ATGATAACATATAAAAAAAGATTCTTGTACGTATGTTTGGTTTTGCTGATATTAGGCTGTATTGCATGTAAACGTGAGGCACGGCAAGATGCGGCTCAGACCTGTACAGTGAATGAAAAGGTTAAGACTGCTGCAGGGGTTGAAAGACCGGTTGCCCATGTGGTGATTGACGATAAAGCACTGGCAGCCTTTACCAAACAAAAAGTAACAGCTGCATATTGTGTAGCGATGGGAGCGTCGTGAGGCGGTACTATTGTAGATCCGACCGTGATTGTCGGAATGCCGAAAGACCTTAATAATTATGATAAGTTTGAGATGAACGGAATTGATGTGTATATAAAAAAAGGAACCAATACGCTAAACGGTACCATAACAATAACTGCAGAAAATGCATTTTGGCAAGAAATATTTATTGCCAAAGGAATTGCGCAATAG
- a CDS encoding ABC transporter ATP-binding protein, which produces MSVILEADELKKSYFTKPVLNGISLTIEEGSILGLLGPNGSGKTTFLKIIAGLLHATSGEVRVCGQPIGLETKRMVSFLPDRNCLYPRMTALDVIQFYQDFFDDFDRNKALELLEFMELEQKQTIKTMSKGMIEKMNLTLTFSRAAKLFVLDEPLGGTDPVARERIIKTIIKTWTENSAIIISTHLVTDVEHVFTDVAFLRKGIIAVQGNAEQLRETHQKSIYQLYLEIFG; this is translated from the coding sequence ATGAGTGTTATTTTAGAGGCAGACGAGCTAAAAAAATCCTATTTTACCAAACCCGTCTTGAACGGTATTTCTTTAACAATAGAAGAAGGTTCGATCCTCGGATTGCTTGGTCCAAACGGTTCGGGTAAAACAACTTTTTTGAAGATTATTGCAGGATTGCTCCATGCAACCTCCGGCGAAGTTCGGGTGTGCGGTCAACCGATCGGCCTTGAAACAAAGCGTATGGTTTCGTTTTTACCCGACCGAAACTGCTTATATCCGCGAATGACTGCGCTTGATGTTATTCAATTTTATCAGGACTTTTTCGATGACTTTGATCGGAATAAAGCTTTGGAATTGCTTGAATTTATGGAGCTTGAACAAAAGCAGACGATTAAAACGATGTCGAAAGGGATGATCGAAAAGATGAATTTAACGCTCACTTTTTCGCGAGCAGCAAAGCTGTTTGTGCTTGATGAGCCGTTAGGAGGCACCGATCCTGTTGCCCGTGAAAGAATTATCAAAACGATCATTAAAACATGGACGGAAAACAGTGCGATTATCATCAGTACCCATCTTGTTACGGATGTTGAACATGTGTTTACCGATGTCGCTTTTTTACGTAAAGGAATCATTGCCGTGCAGGGTAATGCAGAGCAGTTGAGGGAAACGCATCAAAAATCAATTTATCAACTGTACCTCGAAATTTTCGGTTAA
- the mnmE gene encoding tRNA uridine-5-carboxymethylaminomethyl(34) synthesis GTPase MnmE, with translation MNYTLDDEIAAIATALAPAALGIVRTSGARSLELISRFFSRPNALLQAQGHTLVYGWIHDEGVKVDEVVLCVYRAPKSNTGENAVEILCHGGPGVVKAIYRLCIKNGFRPAERGEFTFRSFIHGKTDLTRAEAVREIIDSKTNTAQQKAAGRLSGNVFREIETIKTDLMTALAALEVGIEYPEDEETIADSFDEALLKKPLSALQQLAASWQTEKIYQAGVRLVLAGKTNAGKSSLFNALLKEDRAIVSDIHGTTRDWLEAELDFKGIPAHIFDTAGLRATEDTVEAIGVQRSVELASAADIVLYLIDGTKPPVEEDSAFIEQNTAPLIIVQTKADKGQTEPLPAALQRYPAVSLSSKTGIGIDILIDTVVGLVTADTALPMQDAGVSLGTERQKEAVIAALEAARHALEAGRSGYPLDAVIQDVEEAVHALGSVTGEVRSDDILDKIFSGFCVGK, from the coding sequence TTGAATTATACACTTGATGACGAAATTGCCGCTATTGCAACAGCGTTGGCGCCTGCAGCACTCGGTATTGTACGAACATCGGGAGCACGAAGCCTTGAGCTTATTTCCCGTTTTTTTTCTCGTCCTAATGCCTTGCTACAAGCACAAGGGCATACGCTGGTGTACGGCTGGATACACGATGAGGGGGTTAAAGTCGATGAAGTAGTGCTCTGCGTGTACCGTGCTCCAAAAAGCAATACCGGTGAAAATGCCGTTGAAATTCTTTGCCACGGAGGACCGGGTGTTGTCAAGGCAATTTATCGCCTCTGCATCAAAAACGGGTTCCGCCCAGCGGAACGCGGGGAGTTTACCTTCCGCTCGTTTATACACGGTAAAACGGATTTGACCCGTGCAGAGGCGGTGCGGGAAATTATCGATTCAAAAACAAATACGGCGCAGCAAAAAGCAGCCGGTCGGCTTTCCGGTAATGTATTCCGCGAAATAGAAACAATCAAAACGGATTTAATGACCGCACTTGCCGCGCTTGAAGTGGGAATCGAATATCCCGAAGATGAGGAAACAATTGCGGATAGTTTTGACGAGGCGCTTCTGAAAAAGCCGCTTTCGGCACTGCAGCAGCTTGCCGCTTCATGGCAAACGGAAAAAATATATCAGGCAGGTGTGCGCCTCGTGCTTGCCGGTAAAACAAATGCAGGAAAATCTTCTCTTTTTAATGCGCTGTTAAAAGAAGATCGCGCTATCGTGTCAGATATCCACGGAACGACCCGTGATTGGCTTGAAGCGGAACTCGATTTTAAAGGCATCCCTGCACATATTTTCGACACTGCCGGTCTCCGCGCTACTGAGGATACAGTCGAAGCGATAGGAGTGCAGCGCAGTGTTGAACTGGCATCGGCAGCCGACATTGTGCTGTATTTGATTGACGGCACAAAGCCGCCGGTAGAAGAAGATAGTGCGTTTATCGAACAGAATACCGCACCGCTGATTATTGTGCAAACCAAGGCGGATAAGGGGCAGACGGAACCCTTGCCGGCGGCTTTGCAGCGGTATCCCGCCGTGAGCTTGAGTTCAAAAACGGGCATAGGTATCGATATTCTGATAGACACGGTTGTCGGGTTGGTTACGGCGGATACCGCACTGCCGATGCAGGACGCAGGCGTCTCGCTCGGGACGGAGCGGCAAAAGGAAGCGGTAATCGCCGCGCTTGAAGCAGCACGCCATGCGCTTGAAGCAGGACGCAGCGGATATCCGCTCGATGCCGTCATTCAGGATGTGGAAGAAGCCGTGCATGCACTCGGAAGCGTTACCGGCGAAGTTCGCTCCGACGATATCTTAGATAAAATATTCTCAGGCTTTTGCGTGGGCAAATAA
- a CDS encoding adenylate kinase: MKLVFLGPPGAGKGTLASEAAKYYGIPHISTGSMFRVAIKNHTPLGEKIQKIIDSGALVDDETTAALVKERLTNDDARNGFILDGFPRTIAQAEILEDFCSLDAVINFDISDEAVIKRLSGRRLCPSCGKNFHIEFMKPLIEGVCDNCRGTLVIREDDKIEAIVKRLETYREQTFPLIEFYQNKKLLITLDAQPAPAVILENFIKLFPHKR; this comes from the coding sequence ATGAAATTGGTTTTTTTAGGTCCTCCGGGGGCGGGAAAGGGAACGTTGGCATCGGAGGCTGCAAAATATTATGGTATCCCTCATATTTCGACGGGATCTATGTTCCGTGTCGCTATCAAGAATCATACTCCATTAGGAGAAAAAATTCAGAAGATTATCGATTCCGGCGCTCTTGTTGATGATGAAACGACCGCCGCTTTGGTAAAAGAACGGCTTACTAACGATGATGCCCGAAACGGTTTTATTTTAGACGGTTTCCCGCGTACGATTGCACAAGCGGAAATATTGGAAGATTTTTGCAGTCTTGATGCTGTCATAAATTTTGATATTTCGGATGAAGCCGTAATAAAACGGCTGTCGGGCAGACGTCTGTGTCCTTCGTGCGGTAAGAATTTTCACATTGAGTTTATGAAACCCCTTATTGAGGGGGTCTGCGACAACTGCCGCGGTACATTGGTTATCCGCGAGGATGATAAAATAGAGGCGATTGTAAAACGGCTTGAAACGTACCGTGAACAAACGTTCCCTTTAATTGAGTTTTATCAAAATAAAAAACTGCTCATAACTTTGGATGCACAGCCCGCTCCGGCAGTTATTTTGGAGAACTTTATTAAACTCTTTCCCCACAAGCGCTAA
- a CDS encoding late competence development ComFB family protein: protein MTIHNLMEDFVYNEVNKVFDAAKEKNEPWFTCNCMQCRLDTVCYVLNRIKPRYATSGRGMAHFLQIDQSEKNQLLADISILAFEGMKTVLSTKRSHTSCEQVFPSGYVFNFPTITGRVLDGQTFSPVSDLPVTLYLEDSLVAQMNHLWDNPYTISQKTPGTYTFWPFPVLASELGEKRIFNFYIHADREGYDSIHYHFKLGLVSDASVKRELDAESCHNLPDLYLFSRV, encoded by the coding sequence ATGACAATACATAACCTTATGGAAGATTTCGTATATAACGAAGTGAATAAAGTTTTTGATGCTGCAAAAGAAAAGAATGAACCATGGTTCACGTGTAATTGTATGCAGTGCCGTTTGGATACGGTTTGTTATGTTTTAAATCGAATTAAACCGCGGTATGCGACTTCCGGTAGAGGTATGGCGCATTTTTTGCAGATTGATCAGTCGGAAAAAAATCAGCTTCTTGCTGATATTTCGATACTGGCATTTGAAGGTATGAAAACTGTTTTGAGCACAAAGCGTTCCCATACGTCCTGTGAACAAGTTTTTCCTTCCGGTTATGTATTTAACTTTCCTACCATCACGGGGCGTGTCTTGGATGGTCAAACATTTTCTCCCGTGTCTGATCTGCCCGTGACATTATATCTGGAAGACAGCTTGGTTGCCCAAATGAATCATCTTTGGGATAACCCGTATACTATTTCTCAGAAAACGCCGGGGACGTATACCTTTTGGCCGTTTCCCGTCCTTGCATCGGAATTAGGGGAAAAACGAATTTTTAATTTTTATATTCACGCTGATAGGGAAGGGTATGATTCTATTCACTACCATTTTAAACTTGGTTTGGTGAGTGATGCAAGCGTAAAACGGGAACTGGATGCGGAAAGCTGCCATAATTTACCCGATTTATATCTTTTCAGCAGAGTATAG
- the rodA gene encoding rod shape-determining protein RodA, whose translation MNLRHITNFDYVLFLAVISLSVIGILFIYSSGINSDGISVSHEYIKQLIWVVSGLILLFAVAVYDYTKIADRALLVYMITMLLLVYTRLFGKTVKGARSWIGIGDFGIQVSEFTKIIYIVFLAWYLSRSQNEPEFRRFIKAAVIMFIPMGLILLQPDLGTASVYLPIFLIMCFIAGFPLRYVFGLLGTTVCTLVFTLLPLWERTILRRSSLAVKVLGNKNITLLIIFSVVGAGVIAAIGYLLLKKRYYYWIGYVFSIVAIALSGALVGSRVLKDYQMKRLIIFLDPNSDPLGAGWHILQSMTAIGSGGRAGLGFLKGTQSHYRFLPEQSTDFIFSILSEEWGFLGGLLVFVLYAIIFLRMFLIIKKTNDLFGKLIVSGVVGMFFFHFVVNIGMVMGFMPITGIPLLFLSYGGSSLWTAMIAIGLVIGISLRQL comes from the coding sequence ATGAATTTGAGACATATTACTAATTTTGATTATGTACTTTTTTTAGCCGTAATTAGCTTATCGGTTATTGGCATCCTCTTTATCTATTCTTCAGGGATTAATTCCGATGGCATATCGGTTTCGCATGAATATATTAAGCAGCTTATTTGGGTAGTGTCGGGATTGATTTTACTGTTTGCGGTAGCGGTATACGATTATACTAAAATTGCTGATCGTGCTTTATTGGTTTATATGATTACCATGCTCTTATTGGTGTACACAAGATTGTTCGGAAAAACTGTCAAAGGTGCACGGAGCTGGATCGGAATTGGCGATTTCGGCATACAAGTTTCCGAGTTTACAAAAATTATTTATATTGTATTTCTTGCATGGTATCTATCAAGATCTCAGAATGAACCTGAATTTCGCCGATTTATAAAGGCTGCGGTTATTATGTTCATACCGATGGGCTTGATTTTATTACAGCCCGATCTTGGAACAGCCTCCGTATATCTCCCCATTTTTTTGATCATGTGCTTTATAGCCGGTTTTCCGCTTCGGTATGTGTTTGGCTTATTGGGAACGACGGTCTGTACGCTTGTTTTTACACTTCTGCCACTTTGGGAGCGGACTATTTTACGTAGATCTTCTCTTGCAGTTAAAGTATTGGGCAATAAAAATATTACACTGTTGATTATTTTTTCCGTTGTTGGGGCGGGGGTTATCGCTGCAATCGGATACCTTCTGTTAAAGAAGCGGTATTATTACTGGATTGGCTATGTGTTCAGTATTGTTGCCATCGCTTTATCCGGCGCATTGGTTGGGAGTAGAGTATTAAAGGATTACCAGATGAAACGGTTAATTATCTTTCTGGATCCTAATAGCGATCCGCTGGGGGCAGGTTGGCATATTCTCCAATCGATGACGGCAATCGGTTCGGGGGGACGAGCCGGCTTAGGTTTTCTAAAAGGAACGCAAAGTCATTACCGTTTCTTGCCTGAGCAGAGTACCGATTTTATTTTCAGTATTTTATCGGAAGAATGGGGATTCCTCGGCGGACTTTTGGTTTTTGTACTTTATGCAATCATTTTTTTACGGATGTTTCTTATCATTAAAAAGACAAATGATTTATTCGGAAAGCTCATTGTCTCCGGTGTTGTCGGTATGTTCTTTTTTCATTTTGTTGTTAATATTGGGATGGTTATGGGGTTTATGCCGATTACCGGTATTCCGCTTTTATTTTTGTCGTATGGCGGATCTTCCTTGTGGACTGCGATGATTGCTATAGGACTTGTGATAGGAATTAGCCTGAGACAGCTCTAA
- the mrdA gene encoding penicillin-binding protein 2, whose product MYEQDFQQVDRRLKFFSIFVFCILVIYLFRLFSMQIVQGDQFRKQSQTISQRSERIPAQRGEIFDRNANIPMVLNTNTFAVLVTPGEIPKKAFSTVIARLANILQIPVAEIEKKLPAKRSSFQSIEIRSNLPYEVITSLAENIDELPGVSWHSKPVRNYVETGSFSHILGYVGDITKEELKTFYNKGYTANTLIGKAGIEKYYDEWLRGEDGSEYRTVDARGRLIENNTAFTPPKMGNNLILTIDRKIQKLAEDALGQRIGAAVVLKPATGEILALVSYPSFDSNLFLNDNGNEMYVQVLHDPRNPLLNRAVNASYPPASTFKIAMSTAILAEKAFPPEKKVQCSGKVEYGNHLFRCHQRYGHGYLDLRNALAQSCDIYYWTVCRDNLGIDKMVDYVRDFGYGKSAEIDLPSQAIGQVPNPVWKERQFHEKWLGGDTMNMAIGQGFMLASPLQVANMVAMVVNGGVIYKPHLLKEVRAPGTNELIYEKKPEILRQSDIPPDVFAQVRADMRYTITDGTAQYPMHNKIVQLAGKTGTAEVGLADHWHSWMAAYGPYNAPAENAVIVVVLVEAQNKWEWWAPYATNIIFQGIFADQTYEEAVEALGGRRFLPAVRVRQE is encoded by the coding sequence ATGTATGAGCAGGATTTTCAACAAGTTGATAGACGGCTGAAATTTTTTAGTATCTTTGTTTTCTGTATTTTAGTAATATATCTTTTTCGATTATTTTCGATGCAGATCGTTCAAGGCGATCAGTTTAGAAAACAGTCTCAAACAATATCCCAGCGTTCTGAACGCATCCCTGCACAGCGTGGAGAAATCTTTGACCGTAATGCGAATATCCCGATGGTGCTTAATACCAATACCTTCGCCGTGTTGGTAACGCCGGGTGAAATTCCGAAAAAGGCATTTTCGACAGTTATCGCTCGCCTTGCAAATATTCTTCAAATTCCTGTTGCAGAGATCGAAAAGAAATTACCGGCAAAGCGTAGTTCCTTTCAAAGTATCGAGATACGGTCTAACCTTCCTTATGAAGTTATTACCTCCCTTGCAGAAAATATCGACGAACTCCCGGGCGTTTCGTGGCATTCAAAACCGGTGCGTAACTATGTTGAAACGGGATCATTTTCTCATATCCTCGGTTATGTCGGTGATATAACAAAAGAAGAACTCAAGACTTTCTATAATAAGGGTTATACCGCGAATACTTTAATCGGTAAGGCCGGTATTGAAAAATACTATGATGAGTGGTTACGTGGAGAGGATGGTAGCGAATACCGTACGGTTGATGCAAGAGGGCGTTTAATTGAAAACAATACTGCATTTACTCCCCCTAAAATGGGGAATAATCTTATTTTAACCATCGATCGGAAAATTCAAAAGCTTGCAGAAGATGCACTTGGTCAACGTATTGGGGCTGCTGTTGTGCTAAAGCCTGCAACAGGAGAAATTCTTGCACTTGTTTCGTATCCCTCTTTTGATTCTAATCTTTTTTTGAATGATAATGGCAATGAGATGTATGTACAGGTGTTGCATGATCCTCGCAATCCGCTTTTGAACAGAGCCGTTAATGCAAGCTATCCTCCCGCTTCAACCTTTAAAATTGCTATGTCTACTGCGATTCTGGCAGAGAAGGCATTCCCTCCTGAAAAAAAAGTACAATGCTCCGGTAAAGTAGAATACGGTAATCACTTATTCCGTTGCCATCAGCGTTATGGGCATGGTTATTTAGATTTACGGAATGCACTTGCACAATCTTGCGATATTTACTATTGGACGGTATGCCGCGATAACCTCGGTATCGATAAGATGGTCGATTATGTCCGCGATTTTGGATACGGTAAGTCAGCTGAAATCGATTTACCAAGCCAAGCGATTGGGCAAGTGCCTAACCCTGTATGGAAAGAGCGACAATTCCATGAAAAATGGCTTGGTGGAGATACGATGAATATGGCCATCGGACAGGGATTTATGCTTGCTTCTCCATTACAAGTTGCAAATATGGTTGCAATGGTTGTCAACGGCGGTGTAATCTATAAACCGCATTTGTTAAAAGAAGTTCGAGCGCCCGGTACGAACGAACTTATTTACGAAAAAAAGCCGGAGATATTACGGCAAAGTGATATTCCGCCGGATGTATTCGCACAGGTACGGGCTGATATGCGGTACACTATTACGGACGGAACGGCGCAGTATCCTATGCATAATAAAATTGTGCAGCTTGCAGGAAAAACCGGTACTGCAGAAGTCGGTCTTGCGGATCACTGGCATTCATGGATGGCTGCTTACGGGCCTTACAATGCTCCGGCAGAAAATGCTGTGATAGTGGTAGTATTGGTTGAAGCGCAAAACAAATGGGAGTGGTGGGCGCCTTATGCCACGAATATTATCTTTCAGGGTATCTTTGCAGATCAAACGTATGAAGAAGCTGTTGAGGCTCTCGGTGGTAGACGCTTTTTACCGGCGGTAAGGGTAAGGCAAGAATGA
- the mreD gene encoding rod shape-determining protein MreD — MRKVILWTIAAAFLLGVFETAILSHIQFLPALPDLILILVVYIALYNGTVAGITAGFFSGLIFDFLSLAPMGLHSFVFTVLGFLYGILYGKYNVRRFFFPLILGLSATFLKAGILLVLHVLFGQGIQVYNLLAASFWIEVAENALCAPPLFMLFGLFPNVFEIREL, encoded by the coding sequence GTGAGAAAAGTTATTCTGTGGACGATTGCAGCAGCCTTTTTACTCGGTGTGTTTGAAACCGCTATTCTGTCCCATATTCAATTCTTGCCGGCGCTACCGGATTTAATTTTAATTCTTGTAGTGTATATTGCGCTGTATAACGGTACTGTTGCCGGTATTACGGCGGGTTTTTTTTCCGGACTCATTTTTGATTTTCTTTCTCTGGCGCCGATGGGGCTTCATTCATTTGTGTTTACCGTGCTCGGATTTCTTTATGGTATATTGTACGGGAAATATAATGTGCGGCGCTTCTTTTTTCCGCTCATACTCGGTCTTTCGGCGACATTTTTAAAGGCCGGAATTCTATTAGTGTTACATGTGTTGTTCGGACAAGGTATTCAGGTTTATAACCTGCTTGCAGCCTCCTTTTGGATTGAAGTTGCAGAAAATGCTCTCTGTGCGCCGCCGTTATTTATGTTGTTCGGTTTATTTCCGAATGTGTTTGAAATAAGGGAGCTTTGA
- the mreC gene encoding rod shape-determining protein MreC, translating to MKRKFSFKIKLDVFLLILLLIISSVLLTFSGGRFIVDFKSVGFSVAAGTENAVHSVSSFVTDAVSAVRELAELRSKYVALSEKLKDYELLQRSNADIRRENRELKELLGFADMIVYKNIPAQVVGFDPDNLYSGIIINRGTKHGVRKNMPVLAFQGSNVGLVGKIVQTGRDSSMIIPIYDYQCYVAASVQTTKHRGLINGQGSADLPLIMKYVQKRAKDEIAIGDRILSSGENNLFPKDSPIGIVTGIKVHDYETYLELAVQPIIDFSRLDYVFVLNLSGFDGEAAQ from the coding sequence ATGAAAAGAAAATTTTCATTTAAAATAAAGCTTGATGTTTTTTTATTAATCTTGCTGCTTATCATATCTTCGGTGTTGCTGACGTTCTCAGGCGGTCGATTTATCGTCGATTTTAAATCGGTCGGTTTTTCGGTGGCTGCCGGGACGGAAAATGCCGTGCATTCAGTATCGTCATTTGTGACAGATGCAGTGTCGGCTGTGCGGGAGCTTGCGGAGCTTCGTTCAAAGTATGTAGCGTTAAGCGAAAAACTCAAAGATTATGAGCTTTTACAGCGGTCAAATGCCGATATACGCCGTGAAAACAGAGAGTTAAAGGAACTACTCGGTTTTGCGGATATGATTGTCTATAAAAATATTCCGGCGCAGGTTGTCGGATTTGATCCTGATAACCTTTATTCCGGTATTATCATTAACCGCGGAACAAAGCACGGTGTGCGTAAGAATATGCCGGTATTGGCATTCCAAGGCAGCAATGTCGGCTTGGTAGGAAAAATCGTACAAACCGGCCGCGACAGCAGTATGATTATCCCAATATATGATTATCAGTGTTATGTTGCTGCCTCCGTTCAAACAACAAAGCACCGGGGCTTAATCAACGGACAGGGTAGTGCCGATCTACCGCTTATTATGAAGTATGTACAAAAACGGGCAAAAGACGAAATTGCTATCGGCGATAGAATTCTTTCTTCAGGAGAAAACAATCTGTTCCCTAAAGACAGTCCCATTGGTATTGTAACCGGTATTAAGGTGCATGATTATGAAACCTATCTTGAGTTAGCCGTACAGCCGATTATCGATTTCTCCCGGCTCGACTATGTATTCGTGTTAAACTTATCGGGTTTTGATGGGGAGGCAGCTCAGTGA
- a CDS encoding rod shape-determining protein, which produces MGFFKRFSADIGIDLGTCNTIIYIKGKGIVVNEPSVVAVERGTKSVVAVGAEAKRMLWRTPGNIIAIRPLKDGVIADKDTTEKMIRYFISKILPRHRLIKPRMVIGIPSCITDVESSAVHESALKAGAGSVEVLEESLAAAIGAQIPITEPAGNMVCDIGGGTTEVSVISLLGMVVTNAIRVGGDEFDQAIIKHIRSVHNLIIGEQTAERLKIEIGNAFPEKNMERVEIKGTDAITGLPRRLEIDSVEVREALREPITQIVEEIKTTLAQTPPELAADIVERGIVMTGGGALLKGLPKLISKETHVPVILAENPMNCVAIGAGLYYDVYKDMSGNRSLYESLNR; this is translated from the coding sequence ATGGGGTTTTTTAAAAGATTTTCTGCCGATATCGGCATCGATTTGGGAACCTGTAATACTATTATCTATATAAAAGGAAAGGGTATTGTTGTTAATGAACCGTCAGTTGTTGCCGTAGAACGTGGAACAAAATCGGTCGTGGCGGTCGGCGCCGAAGCTAAACGAATGTTGTGGAGGACGCCGGGCAATATTATCGCCATACGGCCGCTGAAAGACGGTGTTATTGCAGATAAAGATACAACGGAAAAGATGATCCGGTACTTTATTTCCAAGATTTTGCCGCGCCACAGGCTTATTAAGCCGCGTATGGTTATCGGAATTCCGAGCTGCATCACCGATGTGGAAAGCAGCGCCGTGCACGAAAGCGCTTTAAAAGCAGGTGCGGGCAGTGTCGAGGTGCTTGAAGAATCGCTTGCAGCAGCTATCGGCGCTCAAATTCCGATTACCGAACCTGCCGGTAATATGGTATGCGATATCGGCGGCGGTACGACTGAGGTATCGGTTATTTCCCTGCTCGGTATGGTTGTTACCAATGCTATCCGAGTTGGCGGCGATGAATTCGATCAGGCTATCATTAAGCATATCCGCTCCGTGCATAACCTCATCATTGGAGAGCAGACCGCCGAGCGTCTTAAAATTGAAATCGGTAATGCATTCCCCGAAAAAAACATGGAACGGGTAGAAATCAAGGGAACCGATGCGATTACCGGACTTCCCCGCCGTCTCGAAATCGATTCCGTAGAAGTGCGCGAGGCGCTGAGGGAGCCGATTACCCAGATTGTCGAAGAGATAAAAACAACGCTTGCTCAGACGCCGCCGGAATTGGCAGCCGATATCGTGGAGCGCGGCATCGTTATGACCGGCGGAGGCGCTCTGTTGAAAGGCTTGCCGAAACTCATTTCCAAAGAAACGCATGTTCCGGTTATCCTTGCCGAGAACCCTATGAATTGCGTGGCAATCGGCGCAGGTTTATACTATGACGTGTATAAGGATATGTCGGGTAATCGCAGTTTATATGAGAGTTTGAACCGCTAA